GATTATTTCTGGTAACAGacatttcatataatatctgtaaaaaatgtcataacacttatttagtacctacccatgatatttgtaatttctttataatatagtataaataatagacATAGATTAGGTATAtgcctataatatgttataaattatttaaaatattaattaatatataggttaatAATAGGTACGTTTTTAACTTTTCCTCCATTTTTGACTTCCAAAAAGaatgatcataaaatatttcttgtACATGCAGCCATTTTTCAGcgtatacaacaaaataacacttTGTTCTTTTAGTTATATAAAGCTGCCCCATTATTTGATAGTAGTATACACTTTCTTTTTTTAGTTGTACTGCTTGAGTTGACGGATCAATAAAACAATGTTGaagctaaaaatatatttacgttagttgtaacttgtaatgttattttataatatgatgactcgtttataaaacaatattatattcttacaagTTTTTTGTGTACAGCTTCAACTGCGTTAATAGTATCTCTAGCCACAAATGGACATTTAATTTCTACTATTGCGGTATCTTCTATCAACCCAtcttaataaaagaaaaatattatatgattaattattaacataacaatatagtttaaaattcagtaggtactcatattataataataaacgtaaattaaaaattatgttatagtatTTTCTCCATTTTACTTATAACAGACtcttgtttttgttattatttatttggtttgttatgaatatacaatataacaatgacatcaatttattaaaaaaaaatttttttaaataagtacctaagtttttttttttaatagtttgaatagattataaatattatatactaaatcaCCTGGACTAGCTGCTAAATATCCTATTTCTTTATCCACAAATAAACCACaagcatatatttttttggatagAAAACGCTCAGCTTTTTTTCTTGCAACAACTTCCATGTCCTTTCCATACTGAATAGCTTTGGAGTGAATATCTGACCCATAAAGTATATCATACACAGAATTTTTACAACTAGTGGTCTTTCGCATTTTGCAGATATGGCCAAACCGAGATGCAGTAAGACGAATTCTTCGCTCTTGAAACCATTTATCACACTCACTTTGTTCTCTAGTATCGATTTCTATTTGTTCAACATTAGCTCTTTGCAACGAAGCAAGAAAGtctgtttttttaatttccatttgtTCTGGTGATAGTGTATCTAAAAGTGGTTCAGCCATACCATAATCAGCATCCGGTCCACTTGTCTTCATTTTTGGTACTTTTCGTGTTTCTGGAAATAACTGCCGTCTTTTTATTGTGTTTGATCTTATCCTATAACGGTTATTGATAAACTTTTTCCCAAATGTTCCTGAAATTAAACAATGTGTGcaggaaaataaattaaaccaaaaattgaatatttattgattacatACCAGGACTAAAACCATTAGaatgttttttatgtataaGTCGTAAAAAGTTTTTGGAGTTGAAATCTATCACAGCGGCTTCAACCCTTGTATTGTAGCTTCTTCTTCCAGAAAAGTTAATTCTCTTGCCACCAgtatgtttgtttataatagaattaaattgttcacaaatattattgtttttattttcgagTAAACTTTCGGCGTTTGTAATTAATCTGGACATTATATTTTGGATTTCACTCATGATTCCATTATCTTCTGCTTCGGGAACTAAGTTTAATGTATTCTGTACTTTAGAACCATTACAAAAATAAGAATCACAATTTGTATGTTGTCCTAATCGATGGAATGGAGCATTAGCCAAATCTTTTTGAAttcctaaaaaattaatataggtataatatattgtataatgaccatacaaatatgaatattatgcgattagatatataaaatgataatcatattgaatgtaattaattaacattgtaAAAAGAGTTGGTACCTTTTATTTTTTGAGCTTTGTTCTTATCGTTAGTATTTCTCCAATGTTTAACAGCTTTTGTGACATCACTCCTAAATCGTAGTATATTGGTCAATACATATTTACGAACTCGcaatgaatattttgttattttagatAACGCAGTTAGTTTTGAACAATAATTTCGCATCAGGTGATTCcgacattcaatttttttaatgtgaaaaTGGCGGCCGTATGGTGAAATTTCGTGAAGTCTTTTCGTCACACTACTATCTCCGTCACCTAAATGCAAAGTAAAAATCAAactatgtattgattttacaatgatgtgttttttttttcatttttttttgtgtctgttgcCACCtttagggcagtaaaaatgcttagattttcttcaacagtatcttttctgataggaaagtgaatcttgttggtactttgaggggtcaaaagtaaaaatgccCAGGagtttttcaaaagcgacgtgataAACGGAtggaaaattaaggaaaaacggaaatttttacgcaaaaccgaTTTTTTACAGAACTCTAAAAGAAAAGACTGTAGaatgtaggtacatgacattttgactgaatatttatattagcattttctacacactgtaacgttttaaaaatattttgacttatttgagttgtttacggacattttcagtttcaatttttttagtttttttttctataaatatcaataaaaatttatttgttgggtaaaagttcttgaaaatttaatagaaggctcctactatattttttcaaaggcagatgacaaatattaaaaatccgtaggcacagtttttttttaaagcatttaaagttcaaatattgacaaaatacgtaaaaatgacgaaaattaaaaaaaaaattttaatttttaggactttttttatttctgttagACTAACAAGTTACTTACTTGTTTTGTTTACAACCAATACAATTAAACAACCAAAAATTAGACGAAAAAgtcgaaaaatttaaaagttatactgCAGTTTATAGAATACAGATAATGctaataggtacaaaaaatttggtgaaaatctaaatatttacagtttttagttttaagttGTATTCTGGTATAAAAAGTATCTATCTTcaaacacaaatataaaaatagtagtttaatacagtaaaataaactaataaattagcTATGTAGTttttactaagtaggtatataatatatgaattattactCTTAGAAAATACATTTACCAATAAGCCGATTATATTTTAGTCCATGCATTTCCACACTTTTCAAAAAACCTTCTACTATACCATCAGCCTCCATACTAGTAGACGCTTTGgtccaatttaaaaaacattcatGTTGATTTATactgttttcattttttgacTCAGATCTCTGACATATTACACAATACTTATTGCGAATCCCAATGAACAGTACTTTTTTCGTCCTATATCCAATGATTGTAGCCTGTGAattgttatcattaaaaataaatatagctaAAGTGTTTGTAATATACCTGTTTATGTGTAAATAGTTTACACCCTCGGAGGGTAAGAGTACAGATTCCAGAtaacataatttcaaacatatataggttataggtaacgatttaaataaaaataataaaatatcaataattgtaaaataaaaattaaaaaataattaagaaatgaataaataataataatatttactactcCAGATAATGCGTCATATTTGGTTTTATAGCTGCGTTTCGACCATTGTCCATCAGCTACCACTGTAATCATCGGTACACCGTCAATATCGATATCTCCATGCTGTATGGCAAGTTTGCGTTCTTCTTCTCCAGCCTTTTTGATTTCGTCCCATGCTACTTCGCTTACAGCTTTCGCTGCGTTTGATTGTATTTGTACATACCCACTACACGATAATGACGGTACATCAATGAATGCGGCAAACTCCGTGAGTTGAGTGTGCCCAATCCCTAGTTTCAtattttaggtacatattatcattattataactacaagaaataataaaattgtattctttatTAAACTTTACAACACATATTTACCTATGGACTGACATGCATTTACTACAGCTTTATTAACTAACATGTACTgattttgttgaatattttcCGAGTATAATTTAGATTCAATACAACATactttacatttaaaaacaaatatcgaataaaagccaTGTATCACTTCTGATTGAAATTCCATGTCAATAAATGAGCATCCAAATGGTCCTTAATGccttatttgtatttgtttgatGAAAAATGCAATATCTACAATACGCCGACCAACTAGAGGACtacaattaaaattcaaataccaCAGTAAAAACTaacttattatacctacatattataattttaatattacattattattaaaatattagttattaccctTTCAAATCATGATTGGCATTATTATCATTGGTTTCCGTACATAACGTATGTGTGTGTGATGGAGTGCGTGTGtcactaaaattaattaggtttaaatatgtatgttatagttttatatgtatctatttttgattaaaatattataaacttactcTGATAAAGGCCAGAACGTTTCATCTAGGCAAGGTGTACtactaaaaaattcaaattagtaaaattgtatttaattttattttgtcctgattatttcaaaaatatggtacttgaaatattatacttaggaaTTCAATTCCTTTAAATTCCTATACTATGCTTATGTGTACTATACTTgaactattgattataattaggGTGCTTCTGTTTTCcacttataacttttatgaaacaataactttcaaagttttaaagttatgtacctataagttGCACAAAATTGTTCtaaatgtatattaggtatacctactgtatacaaattcaaatatacTCATTATGATGATGTGTTAAAATTTCaagtaatttgaattaattttggatattttgatttttttcatcgTTGGATATACTCCATTCAGAATAACCTTGCCCACTTTTGCGCACGCGACTGAGCCGCCGGCAGCCGTCAGACCCCCCGGTGAAAGTCAGGAGCGCTGTGATTGGTCGTTAGTTGTCGACTGCTGCCGTGACCCGTCGTCACCGACAGCCGCCGCCGTGCATACAGGGAATCATAATAACACGatcgaaataattattaccaataatGATATAATCAATTCTTTATTCTTTaccattttttactgtttttttgtacttttaccTTATTGTTCTGCACCAAACACAATACCTACGGTTGTATACACtcattattaaaaccaaaaaggaatcaatatatgtaatttagtaagaaattaaaactaaaaaataaatacaatttcatatttacGAAAATTCctcatatttctaaaaaaaaaattattatgtttcaacagttattttcaaaaattaaagtcatatttacaaaaattacacacaaatttaaacagttatatacaaaaattagtcatatttacaaaaattacacacaaatttaaacagttatatacaaaaattagtcatatttacaaaaattacacacaaatttaaacagttatatacaaaaattagtcatatttacaaaaaaattattcactatCTGAATCCGTTTCAGATGAAGTGTCTCCCGTGATAGTCATCGTCAAATCATCTGATATCTCGGCGGACAAGACCTCGTCAATAACTTTGTCaacttcataaaattttttttcttccttTTTGGTATGGCTTATAAAATTTTTCCACATTTCTGCGTCGACTCGTTTTATGCCCtctatcaataaattttttacGTCTGGAAGCTTATAAGTGGTGTTATTCATCCGAACGTGGTTTTTTACTGATGATCAAGCCAGTTCGATGGGGTTCAACTCACAGTGGTATGGCGGGAGTCGTAAAACTGTATGATTTTTTGCTTTTACAAGTTCGTCAATAACATACTTATTGTGTATTGGCTTCAAACGTTTGACAATATGTAGGAGTTCAGGGATGACCATCGAATGCTTTATTACTTCTCCTTTATCTTCCAACCACTTGATAATATCCGCCTTTTTGGCATTGGATGATGGGGCTCGGTCAAGTTTAACGGAATGGTAGGACGCATTGTCCATAACAATTACGGAGTTCGGTTGTAGTAGAGGTAGAATGCCCTCCATCCACTCACGAAATGTGTTCCCATTCATTTCGTCATGGTAATcacttgtgtttttttttgacTCAAAACACAATAAACCACCAGGTAGAAAGCCATCTTCTGAACCTATATGGAGTACAATGAGCCGTTTTCCCTTGCCCGAGGGGTTGACAGCACCTGTGGATAGTCCTTTTAGGAATGCGTCCCGGTGAGATCGTACTGTTGTGTCAACCCACGTTTTCGATGTACAATCTCCAGCATTCACCCACGTTTCGTCGAGGAAATAAATATGTCGACCTTCTTCccgatatttttgaatgttcTCTAAATACATTCTACGCCACAcaacaatttcatttttttccgtCATAGCACTGTTCCTACTGCGTTTACTGTACCGGAAATCTAAATCTTTCAAAAGATGAAATAAATTGGTACGCGATATTTAAGGCAAACTGTCGTCGGCGGATACGGCTTGATGGATTTTATCGACTGTCGGAATTTCACGACGAAACCAAATAGTATGCACATGTCTGCGTACTgcgttttttgaaaattcatcaaaaacatCCCGAAAAGATTTTTTCTTACGTGTCTGTTTTGGAGCAGCCACAGTGTTTGTCTCCTTGTACgttgtaattattgtttggaTTGAACGTTCACCAACACCCAATGTTTCCGATATCTGCTTACGAATTTGTCTCACGGAGATGCTAGGTTCGTTCATGATGAtggttttatacatatttacaattcGTATTCTTACTTCCTCACTTATAgcctgaaatataaatatttaaaaaaaataagtcttAATAAAAATGCCGTATTGGAggaagtatttaaaattgagAATCAAatactgttttatttaaatacttttaacatttaaaaaaagttatgatgactttcttatattatattgatactcACTTTTcccattttatgttttttaattggtGATGGGACATATTGAGCATCTTCTTCGCTAGAACTGCTTGCCATGTTGAATTCACAATAAAGATaaagcaaataaaataatataatagcaaataaacaataatggaGGGTGCGCGGTTTTTTGACGTGCTACGAATTGAACGCGTGAAACACTTGTGGCAGTGGCACCGTAGAATCGTGAACatgtgtgatattattgttcACTACGTATACACCTGCGGCGTGTCGGCGGCGGCAGCACACCAAACATCAGCGCTCACCGTGGCAACAGACATGCGCAAACCGGACGAGTTTTCGTCGATCGAGTGGGCAAGGTTATTCTGAATGGAGTATAGTAAAAAtcttactttaaaattttgagcactatacatatacatatatatttagtccagtttacataatatataggataCACTTACTCTAATTGAGACAATGACGTATCTGGTGTCAATGGTGTGTCAACTAAATTACTTCCCGTTGGCTCTTCGACATTACTATtcagatataaatttaataaaaatagattcacgtatagttatatagttatagttatacaacatatcatatttaatttatggttgattacgacaaatacaattttgaataactCACTAAGTCAAAGCTATGAACAACTAACAAATTGAAACTTAATGAgtaaagttatattaaatttattttaaaatatttgaggtTTTTATTACGTTTGAAGTGTTTGTATTTCAACTATttgtaaaaagttaaattaagaAGAGAAGTTATGTTATTGACGTTATTGCAAATCAAGAttgtaaaaagtttaaagtcCCTAcgattttacccaacaaataaaattttattgatatttatagaaaaaaaaaataaaaaaaatagaaactga
This genomic window from Metopolophium dirhodum isolate CAU chromosome 1, ASM1992520v1, whole genome shotgun sequence contains:
- the LOC132933150 gene encoding uncharacterized protein LOC132933150, translated to MTEKNEIVVWRRMYLENIQKYREEGRHIYFLDETWVNAGDCTSKTWVDTTVRSHRDAFLKGLSTGAVNPSGKGKRLIVLHIGSEDGFLPGGLLCFESKKNTSDYHDEMNGNTFREWMEGILPLLQPNSVIVMDNASYHSVKLDRAPSSNAKKADIIKWLEDKGEVIKHSMVIPELLHIVKRLKPIHNKYVIDELVKAKNHTVLRLPPYHCELNPIELA